From bacterium:
ACTCTTGTTGTTATCAAACTTCAGCATTCCATATTTGATCGCACCGTTTGCAATAATTCTCGCAATTTCCTTCTTCTTTTCACCAGACAACTCTTCATACCGACTTAAATACTTATCCTTGATTGTCGACTCCATGTTCTCAATCAAAGCCACGAGCGGAATAATATTCCCCTTTCGCGAACTCATCGCACCATCTGGCAACTCGACATACCCGTACGCAAGATGATAGCAGTCCTTCGCATGCTCATATCCTATTCGCTCAAGAACTTTGAATACTTGTTGGAAGTGAAAAGCTTGTCGTACGTCAACAACATAGATATTTCTCTCTATCCCAAACTCTTCAAACTTCCGCTTCGCCAAGAGAACATCTTTCGTCGAGTACAGCCCATTCCCATCAGATTTAATAAGAAGACAAAATCCAAGGCCATCTTCTGTGAGATCCATCCCGATGGCGCCGTCATCTTCGACAAGAAGCCCCTGGTTATACAACTCTCGAGCATACGCGAGACTTGGCTCATCGACCTCTGACTCGAAAAACCACCGATCAAAAGAGATATCGAGCCAGCTATAGGCTTTCTGCATGAGAGTAAGCGACCATTCTCGCGTCTCTTTCCAGAGTTCATAGTACTCACCATTTCTTGCGTGTAATTCCTTGAGAATCGCGGTGAGCTCTCTTCGATTCTCCTCTTCTTGATCAGTCCCCTTCTGGTCTTCCAATAGGTTATTCGCCGACGAGTACATGCGCCCTAGCCATGTTCCTCGGTCTTCATCAGGGGAAATTTCTGGCTGAAACTTCTTGAGGTACCACAAGCATTTTGCGACATGCGTGCCGACATCGCCCGGATACGTCGCAGAGACGACATCATGCCCAGCAGCAGAAAGGATCTTACAAACAGCATTCCCCAGACACGCAGTTCGCATA
This genomic window contains:
- the argS gene encoding arginine--tRNA ligase, producing the protein MVNLVKQDLAAAILQVIRAEFGIAPLTEDEVESVLEVPPSLALGHYALPCFILSKHLKKKPVEVAAQLMAALSQSELLSRIEQKGPYLNFFISSKYLGERILSLLAEKQIPGTLPGPFQRCMVEYSQPNTHKELHVGHMRTACLGNAVCKILSAAGHDVVSATYPGDVGTHVAKCLWYLKKFQPEISPDEDRGTWLGRMYSSANNLLEDQKGTDQEEENRRELTAILKELHARNGEYYELWKETREWSLTLMQKAYSWLDISFDRWFFESEVDEPSLAYARELYNQGLLVEDDGAIGMDLTEDGLGFCLLIKSDGNGLYSTKDVLLAKRKFEEFGIERNIYVVDVRQAFHFQQVFKVLERIGYEHAKDCYHLAYGYVELPDGAMSSRKGNIIPLVALIENMESTIKDKYLSRYEELSGEKKKEIARIIANGAIKYGMLKFDNNKS